A stretch of Spirosoma oryzicola DNA encodes these proteins:
- a CDS encoding FAD-dependent oxidoreductase, translating to MIREQATDKRTLKTIRHDADLIVVGGGLSGVCSALTAARAGIRVVLVQDRPVLGGNASSEVRLWVLGATSHMGNNNRWAREGGVIDELLLENWYRNPEGNPLIFDTILLEKVISEPNITLLLNTAVYEIEKDPTNHDRIHQLKAFCSQNGTLYDLVAPLFCDASGDGIVGFQAGAAFRMGAESGDEFNEKFAPSAEYGELLGHSLYFYTKDTGRPVRFVPPAYALDDITKIPRYRRFNAQEYGCQLWWIEYGGRLDTVHDTEQIKWELWKVVYGVWNHIKNSGQFPEAANLTLEWVGQIPGKRESRRFEGDYILRQQDIVEQREHLDAVAFGGWSIDLHPADGVFSEKPGCNQWHSKGIYQIPYRCLYSRNVSNLFLAGRLISASHVAFGSSRVMGTSAHVGQAVGMAAALCSRDGLNPRDLSETSRIASLQQELLKTGQHIPGLRLHDKQDLTHGAQLSASSEFVLTSLPPDGPLVPLTQPAAQMLPLPAGPVPRLTAWVTADEDTVLTVELRKSSKPDNHTPDVTLKTLSISLKKGKQEIPLAFDAHLHQASYIFVCFLKNDAVQLQYSLRKATGLLSVFNKTNPAVSNYGKQEPTEDIGVDTFEFWCPERRPKGHNLALTIDPGIQLFQAENVRNGLQRPTNQPNAWVAAPTDTRPTLTLRWPERKAISRVELFFDSDYDHPLESVIMIHPETASPFCVREYVLCNDRNERVFHQAENHQSRNVIRFAQPLDTTSLSVHLEAMNGDALASLLEIRVYE from the coding sequence ATGATACGCGAACAAGCAACCGATAAACGAACCTTAAAAACCATCCGTCACGACGCCGATCTGATTGTAGTGGGCGGTGGCTTGTCGGGCGTATGCAGTGCCCTCACAGCGGCACGGGCGGGTATTCGCGTGGTACTGGTGCAGGACCGCCCCGTGCTTGGTGGCAACGCATCGAGCGAAGTACGGCTGTGGGTTCTCGGAGCCACGTCACACATGGGTAACAACAACCGTTGGGCGCGCGAGGGCGGTGTTATTGACGAGTTACTGCTCGAAAACTGGTACCGCAACCCCGAAGGCAATCCGCTTATCTTCGACACGATTCTGCTGGAAAAAGTTATTAGTGAACCAAACATAACCTTACTGCTGAACACGGCGGTCTACGAAATCGAGAAAGATCCGACAAATCACGACCGTATTCATCAGCTCAAAGCCTTTTGCAGTCAGAACGGTACGCTCTACGATCTGGTAGCGCCCTTGTTTTGCGACGCGTCCGGGGACGGAATCGTTGGTTTTCAGGCGGGGGCCGCTTTTCGGATGGGAGCCGAGTCAGGGGATGAATTCAACGAAAAATTTGCCCCTTCGGCTGAGTACGGGGAGTTGCTGGGTCATTCGCTGTATTTCTACACCAAGGATACGGGTCGACCCGTTCGTTTCGTGCCACCCGCCTACGCACTGGACGACATCACGAAAATTCCGCGTTACCGCCGGTTCAACGCCCAGGAATACGGCTGTCAGCTGTGGTGGATCGAATACGGCGGACGATTGGACACCGTTCATGACACCGAGCAGATTAAGTGGGAGTTGTGGAAAGTCGTGTATGGCGTCTGGAACCACATTAAAAACTCCGGTCAATTTCCCGAAGCCGCAAATCTGACGCTCGAATGGGTTGGACAAATTCCCGGCAAGCGCGAAAGCCGACGTTTCGAAGGGGATTATATACTCCGGCAGCAGGACATTGTTGAGCAGCGCGAACATTTGGACGCTGTGGCGTTTGGCGGCTGGAGCATCGACTTACACCCCGCTGATGGCGTATTCAGCGAAAAACCAGGGTGCAATCAGTGGCATAGCAAAGGCATTTACCAAATTCCGTACCGGTGCCTGTACTCGCGTAACGTCAGCAATTTGTTTCTGGCGGGTCGGCTCATCAGCGCGTCACACGTAGCGTTTGGCTCGTCGCGGGTGATGGGAACCAGCGCCCACGTTGGACAGGCGGTTGGTATGGCCGCGGCTTTGTGCAGCCGCGATGGGTTGAATCCGCGCGATCTTAGCGAAACATCCCGCATCGCATCGCTGCAACAGGAGTTACTAAAAACCGGTCAGCACATACCCGGTCTGCGGTTGCACGATAAACAGGACTTAACGCATGGTGCGCAACTGTCGGCTTCCAGCGAATTTGTCCTGACTAGTTTACCCCCCGATGGCCCCTTGGTTCCATTGACGCAACCAGCGGCTCAGATGCTTCCCTTACCCGCTGGCCCGGTCCCTCGTCTGACGGCCTGGGTCACGGCGGATGAAGATACAGTGTTGACAGTGGAATTGCGGAAAAGCAGCAAACCGGACAATCATACACCCGATGTAACCCTGAAAACGCTGTCTATTTCGCTTAAAAAAGGCAAACAGGAGATCCCGCTGGCGTTTGATGCACATCTCCATCAGGCTAGCTACATCTTCGTCTGTTTTCTAAAAAACGACGCTGTTCAGCTTCAGTATAGTTTGCGGAAAGCCACGGGGCTGCTGTCCGTTTTCAACAAAACCAATCCGGCGGTGTCCAACTACGGCAAGCAGGAACCGACCGAAGACATTGGCGTCGATACATTCGAATTCTGGTGTCCCGAACGGCGTCCGAAAGGCCACAACCTTGCGCTGACCATTGACCCAGGAATTCAGCTGTTTCAAGCCGAAAACGTACGAAATGGACTCCAACGGCCAACGAACCAGCCAAACGCCTGGGTAGCCGCCCCGACCGACACCCGACCAACGTTAACACTACGCTGGCCGGAACGAAAAGCAATCAGCCGTGTCGAGTTGTTTTTTGATTCGGATTACGACCATCCGCTGGAATCGGTGATTATGATTCATCCCGAAACGGCGTCACCATTTTGCGTGCGGGAGTACGTGCTTTGCAATGACCGGAACGAGCGAGTGTTTCACCAGGCCGAGAATCACCAGAGCCGCAACGTCATCCGGTTCGCGCAACCCCTCGACACGACGAGTTTAAGCGTTCACCTCGAAGCCATGAACGGCGACGCACTCGCTTCCTTACTCGAAATCAGGGTGTACGAATAG
- a CDS encoding Gfo/Idh/MocA family protein: MNRSQDNRRKFLKDSVAMAAGLVMLPGLSTEALSSPQRLVIDQTPEKISLPLASRIRFAVIGMNHGHIYSQVEAVIRGGGELVSFYAKEPDLAAAFAKRYPQVKQAKSESEILDDKTVQLVLSSIIPDERAPLGVRVMKAGKDYMVDKPGITTLDQLAEVRRVQKDTKRIYSIMYSERFENRATVKAGELVKAGAIGKVIQTIGLGPHRMTPQSRPDWFFDRKRFGGIICDIASHQFDQFLFFTGSTKADIVAAQVGNTNHPQYPNFEDFGDVMLRGDGGVGYIRVDWFTPDGLKSWGDGRLTILGTEGFIEIRKNIDPGGREGGNHLFLTDNKETRYFDCSKEPLPYGEQLVNDVLNRTETAMSQEHCFLATELALKAQKQAQTIHLSRKS; encoded by the coding sequence ATGAATCGCTCACAAGATAATCGACGCAAATTTCTGAAAGATTCGGTGGCCATGGCGGCTGGCCTGGTTATGCTTCCAGGCTTATCGACCGAAGCCCTGAGTAGCCCCCAACGACTGGTTATCGACCAGACCCCCGAGAAAATCAGCCTGCCCCTAGCATCCCGGATTCGATTCGCGGTGATCGGTATGAATCACGGCCATATCTACAGTCAGGTCGAAGCGGTTATTCGGGGTGGTGGCGAACTAGTTTCGTTTTACGCTAAAGAACCCGATTTGGCGGCTGCTTTTGCTAAGCGATATCCGCAGGTGAAGCAGGCCAAAAGTGAGAGCGAAATTCTGGACGATAAGACCGTTCAGCTCGTGCTGAGTTCGATCATTCCTGATGAACGGGCACCACTGGGCGTTCGGGTTATGAAGGCGGGTAAGGATTACATGGTCGATAAACCTGGCATCACCACGCTTGATCAGCTAGCCGAAGTGCGTCGTGTTCAGAAAGATACCAAGCGGATCTACTCGATCATGTACAGTGAGCGCTTCGAAAACAGGGCGACCGTAAAAGCCGGTGAACTGGTAAAAGCCGGAGCTATCGGTAAGGTTATTCAGACCATCGGTTTGGGACCACACCGCATGACGCCCCAATCGCGACCCGACTGGTTTTTCGACCGGAAGCGTTTTGGCGGTATCATCTGCGACATTGCATCGCACCAGTTCGACCAATTCTTGTTTTTTACCGGCTCCACAAAGGCCGATATCGTAGCCGCGCAGGTGGGCAATACAAACCATCCGCAGTACCCTAATTTCGAAGATTTTGGTGATGTAATGTTGCGCGGTGATGGCGGAGTGGGCTATATCCGCGTCGATTGGTTTACGCCCGACGGGCTGAAATCCTGGGGCGACGGACGCTTGACAATTCTCGGTACCGAAGGATTCATTGAGATCCGTAAAAACATTGATCCCGGTGGGCGCGAGGGTGGTAATCATTTGTTCCTGACGGACAATAAGGAAACTCGCTACTTCGATTGCAGCAAGGAACCACTACCGTATGGCGAACAGCTAGTCAATGATGTGCTCAACCGCACCGAAACGGCTATGTCGCAGGAGCATTGTTTTCTAGCTACTGAATTAGCCCTAAAAGCCCAAAAACAAGCCCAGACCATCCACCTAAGTCGGAAAAGTTAA
- a CDS encoding sodium:solute symporter family protein, producing the protein MNTTIDTAVIVIFSAFVLGIGMLFARTGRNLKSFFAGGEAVPWFIGGLSLFMSFFSAGTFVAWGSIAYKYGWVAITIQWTMCIGALVTGLYLAPRWKAAGALTAAEFIRERLGLTVQKVYIFIFTLVSVFIKGSVLYPVAKLVSSSLNLPLIPCTIGLGLFMIAYTAVGGLWAVMVTDILQFVVLSAAVFILLPLSLDRVGGFEGFTQAVPDDFFNLLNGEYTIGFVLAFVFYHIAYIGGNWTFVQRYTSVDSPKSARKVAFLFAGLYLISPIIWMMPPMIYKAINPDLLGLDTENAYLKICQLVLPPGLLGLMLTGMYFSTSASANTALNVVSAVFTNDIYKGLINPNASDKQLIRVARGSSWVFGLGMIGIALLVPAAGGIVEVVLSISAISGGPLLAPPLWALFSKRLTSRATLWITGIGLVVNLFFKVLSPWLLDFKLTRAWETAIGMGIPLLLLLGYELWARSRNLVADEYYRYRVARQQKMDEAQTANAQTELAAEAVEVRKQNRFGLQVIAGSLVFTAFMLFSLSLLTSTGAGITAGIAGVVLVAALIPWRAAGSARPLEASVDAPVNERITE; encoded by the coding sequence ATGAATACAACCATTGATACCGCCGTTATCGTTATTTTCTCCGCCTTCGTGCTGGGAATCGGGATGCTGTTTGCCCGGACGGGACGCAACCTGAAATCGTTTTTTGCCGGTGGAGAAGCCGTTCCGTGGTTCATCGGTGGGTTGTCGCTGTTCATGAGTTTTTTCTCCGCCGGTACGTTCGTGGCCTGGGGTTCCATTGCCTACAAGTACGGTTGGGTAGCCATTACCATCCAATGGACCATGTGCATTGGCGCGCTGGTAACGGGTTTGTATCTGGCCCCGCGCTGGAAAGCAGCCGGAGCTTTGACCGCGGCTGAGTTTATTCGGGAGCGGCTCGGCCTGACGGTTCAGAAAGTATACATTTTTATTTTCACGCTGGTCAGTGTATTCATCAAAGGATCAGTACTCTATCCGGTGGCCAAACTCGTTAGCTCTTCGCTCAATCTGCCGCTGATTCCCTGCACGATTGGGCTAGGTTTGTTTATGATCGCCTACACGGCAGTAGGCGGGTTATGGGCCGTGATGGTGACGGACATTCTACAATTTGTGGTGCTGTCTGCCGCCGTTTTCATTCTGTTGCCTTTGTCACTGGATCGGGTGGGCGGTTTTGAAGGCTTCACGCAGGCCGTTCCCGACGATTTTTTCAACCTGCTCAACGGAGAATACACGATTGGGTTTGTACTTGCCTTTGTGTTCTATCACATCGCTTACATCGGCGGCAACTGGACATTTGTGCAGCGCTACACCAGCGTAGATAGCCCAAAGTCGGCTCGAAAAGTGGCGTTTCTGTTCGCCGGACTTTACTTGATTAGTCCGATTATCTGGATGATGCCACCCATGATTTACAAGGCCATCAACCCAGATTTATTAGGGCTGGACACCGAAAATGCGTACCTGAAAATATGCCAGCTTGTACTACCGCCCGGTCTATTGGGCCTGATGCTGACAGGCATGTATTTCTCGACATCAGCCAGTGCGAATACTGCGTTAAACGTCGTGTCTGCCGTTTTCACAAACGACATTTACAAAGGGCTCATCAACCCAAACGCGTCTGACAAACAGCTTATTCGGGTGGCCCGTGGCTCGTCGTGGGTGTTTGGCCTGGGCATGATCGGTATCGCCTTGCTGGTTCCGGCGGCTGGTGGCATTGTCGAAGTCGTGCTGAGCATTTCGGCTATTTCGGGTGGTCCGTTACTGGCTCCTCCCCTATGGGCCTTGTTTTCCAAACGCCTGACCAGTCGCGCGACGCTTTGGATTACAGGCATTGGCCTGGTAGTCAATCTGTTCTTTAAAGTGCTGTCGCCCTGGCTGCTTGATTTCAAGCTGACCCGCGCCTGGGAAACGGCCATTGGCATGGGCATCCCGCTGCTGTTGCTACTTGGCTATGAACTATGGGCGCGCTCCCGCAATCTCGTTGCCGACGAATACTACCGCTATCGGGTAGCCCGGCAACAAAAAATGGATGAAGCCCAAACCGCAAACGCCCAAACTGAATTAGCCGCCGAAGCCGTTGAGGTACGCAAACAGAACCGATTCGGCTTGCAGGTTATTGCCGGATCGCTGGTTTTCACGGCCTTTATGCTGTTTAGCTTAAGCTTACTAACGTCTACCGGCGCAGGTATCACCGCAGGCATTGCCGGCGTGGTTCTGGTAGCCGCCCTGATTCCCTGGCGGGCAGCGGGGTCTGCCCGCCCTTTGGAAGCTTCTGTTGATGCTCCCGTTAACGAACGAATTACCGAATAA
- a CDS encoding SDR family NAD(P)-dependent oxidoreductase: MEQVQDVQGDARQATAPIFPTVFSLDGKLALITGGGSGIGFDIAQCMVQAGASVVITGRREQPLQEAVAKLSEGQSKGQAHYRVNDVTVRESLDSLVEEIEATHGPVDILVNNAGVNMKKPALEVSDDDFDRIVHTNLNSVFSLTRACAKRMMARKSGSIIMISSMAAYYGIDRVVAYAASKSAVEGMVKVLASEFSGNGVRVNSIAPGFIETAMSKTAMSGDPDRFARAMRRTPMGTFGKPDDIGWAAVFLASEGAKYITGASLPVDGGNSIGF, from the coding sequence ATGGAACAAGTACAAGACGTTCAGGGCGACGCACGACAAGCAACGGCCCCGATATTTCCAACCGTTTTTTCGCTCGATGGGAAGCTAGCGCTCATTACGGGCGGGGGCAGCGGTATCGGGTTCGATATTGCCCAGTGCATGGTACAGGCCGGAGCCAGCGTCGTCATCACGGGTCGTCGGGAGCAGCCGCTTCAGGAAGCCGTTGCAAAACTATCGGAAGGGCAGTCGAAAGGGCAGGCTCACTATAGGGTCAACGACGTAACCGTTCGTGAATCGCTGGATAGCTTGGTTGAGGAAATCGAAGCGACACACGGACCCGTTGATATTCTGGTTAATAACGCGGGAGTCAACATGAAAAAACCGGCCCTGGAAGTCAGTGACGACGATTTCGACCGGATCGTGCATACCAACCTCAATTCTGTTTTCAGCCTGACCCGCGCTTGCGCAAAACGCATGATGGCCCGTAAGAGTGGTTCGATCATCATGATTTCATCGATGGCAGCCTACTACGGTATCGACCGGGTGGTAGCATACGCAGCGTCTAAATCGGCGGTCGAAGGGATGGTGAAAGTGCTGGCGTCGGAGTTTTCGGGCAACGGTGTTCGCGTCAATTCAATCGCTCCCGGTTTCATTGAAACAGCCATGAGCAAAACCGCCATGAGTGGCGATCCTGACCGCTTTGCTCGTGCTATGCGTCGGACCCCAATGGGTACGTTCGGCAAACCCGATGATATTGGCTGGGCTGCCGTTTTTCTGGCTTCGGAAGGGGCCAAGTACATTACAGGGGCCTCGTTACCTGTCGATGGGGGCAATTCGATTGGCTTTTAA
- a CDS encoding glycoside hydrolase family 2 protein, with product MRRKIQRLLLAAGLLVTGFAQGQYSIRDPKAIPLNGEWRFALDPVGVGETEQWYGSKNQPNGWDKVKVPHCFSVDPRYQFYTGATWYRRTFAWQPSGRKRVLLHFDGSYYATTVWLNGKKVGSHEGGYTPFSFDVTDFLTTGSDNDLAISVNNNTWLPGSIPGAKDNGRPNDPFPGWMNYGGLIRPVYLTVEPDVYVENVKVEAVPDLAKGTATLTIRTRIRNASGQAVTPTTQYQVRQGNKTLALKWKNTGSAVGSNQTAVFEAEAPLKATDVTLWSVDRPTLYDVQVVAGSDTVQTHFGIRKVEVRNTQLLLNGQPIKVAGGNRVVDYPGLGSMEPDWLIEKDLRLMKEAGMEFHRLTHYTPSEAVYDWADRNGMLIITEAGNWQLTPSQMDSDTVRRKFQQQFREMAERDWNHPCVIAYSVGNEYLSEMASGQRWTKDMIAFARSVDPTRLYTFASMRLNILPKKPEDEASQYCDFVSTNTYGNHARALDHIHQLYPDKPILISEWGRRADTDKGDAGQIADVEQVIQEIRKRPYVIGASWWSFNDYQSRHQGTNANGYRPWGLVGPERSKRPMYATYQREMAPVTVEKLSWQPGPEGVHTLTLRVTARKDFPAYVVQGYSLRLSTDPSLEKEVLARANKLPLPTLQPGQSVDLTIPVRGFDKTLTVTVSKPTDFSILSQSIDLTNDTRTSNR from the coding sequence ATGCGCAGAAAAATACAACGTTTGCTGCTGGCCGCTGGCCTTTTAGTCACGGGTTTCGCCCAGGGTCAGTACTCGATTCGTGATCCGAAAGCAATACCGCTGAACGGCGAATGGCGGTTTGCCCTCGACCCCGTTGGTGTCGGCGAAACCGAACAATGGTACGGGTCCAAAAATCAGCCCAATGGCTGGGACAAAGTAAAGGTGCCGCATTGCTTCTCGGTCGATCCGCGCTACCAGTTTTATACCGGCGCAACCTGGTACCGACGCACGTTTGCCTGGCAACCATCGGGCCGTAAACGCGTTCTGCTGCATTTCGACGGTTCCTACTACGCGACAACGGTTTGGCTTAACGGCAAAAAAGTCGGTTCGCACGAAGGTGGCTATACACCATTCAGCTTCGACGTTACGGATTTCCTAACCACCGGTTCGGACAACGATCTGGCGATTTCGGTCAATAACAATACGTGGCTACCGGGCTCTATTCCGGGAGCCAAAGACAATGGCCGCCCCAACGATCCGTTTCCCGGCTGGATGAATTACGGCGGTCTGATCCGTCCGGTATACCTAACCGTTGAGCCAGACGTTTACGTCGAAAACGTGAAGGTTGAAGCCGTACCGGACTTAGCCAAAGGAACCGCTACCCTGACCATCCGAACCCGCATTCGCAACGCATCGGGCCAGGCGGTTACGCCAACGACGCAGTATCAGGTTCGGCAGGGCAACAAGACGCTGGCCTTGAAATGGAAAAATACGGGTAGCGCGGTTGGTTCGAATCAGACGGCGGTGTTCGAAGCTGAAGCTCCGCTTAAAGCAACCGATGTAACGCTTTGGAGCGTTGACCGGCCAACGCTGTACGATGTGCAGGTCGTTGCTGGAAGCGATACCGTACAGACCCACTTCGGTATTCGAAAAGTCGAGGTTCGGAATACACAGTTACTGCTGAACGGCCAGCCGATTAAAGTAGCGGGCGGCAACCGGGTTGTCGACTATCCTGGACTAGGTTCGATGGAACCCGACTGGCTGATTGAGAAAGACCTGCGGCTGATGAAAGAAGCGGGCATGGAATTTCACCGGCTGACGCATTACACACCCAGCGAAGCCGTGTACGACTGGGCCGACCGCAACGGGATGTTGATCATCACCGAAGCGGGGAACTGGCAGTTGACACCCAGCCAGATGGATAGCGACACCGTTCGGCGGAAGTTTCAGCAACAGTTTCGCGAAATGGCCGAACGCGACTGGAACCACCCCTGCGTGATTGCCTACAGCGTTGGGAATGAGTACCTGTCGGAAATGGCTTCCGGCCAACGGTGGACCAAAGATATGATCGCTTTTGCCCGCTCGGTCGATCCAACCCGGCTGTACACCTTCGCGTCGATGCGGTTGAATATTCTTCCGAAGAAGCCGGAAGATGAAGCGAGTCAGTACTGCGATTTTGTGTCAACGAATACCTACGGCAACCACGCGCGGGCGCTCGATCATATTCATCAGCTTTACCCCGACAAGCCGATACTCATCAGCGAATGGGGCCGCCGGGCTGATACGGACAAGGGCGATGCCGGACAAATCGCCGACGTAGAACAGGTCATCCAGGAGATACGAAAACGGCCTTACGTGATTGGTGCGTCGTGGTGGTCGTTCAACGATTACCAAAGCCGCCATCAGGGTACGAACGCTAACGGTTACCGCCCGTGGGGCCTTGTCGGACCCGAGCGTAGCAAACGGCCGATGTACGCTACCTACCAGCGCGAAATGGCTCCCGTCACCGTTGAGAAACTAAGCTGGCAACCCGGCCCGGAAGGCGTTCACACGCTCACCCTACGCGTAACGGCTCGCAAGGATTTTCCGGCGTATGTGGTGCAGGGCTATTCCCTTCGACTCTCGACCGATCCTTCTTTGGAAAAAGAAGTACTGGCGCGAGCCAACAAATTACCCCTTCCGACGCTCCAACCGGGGCAAAGCGTTGACCTGACCATTCCGGTTCGTGGCTTCGACAAAACGCTCACCGTAACCGTTTCGAAACCGACTGACTTTTCTATTCTTTCTCAATCTATCGACTTAACGAATGATACGCGAACAAGCAACCGATAA
- a CDS encoding glycerophosphoryl diester phosphodiesterase → MMRIQPGYVWFCLLVSIGLVQGQSGKTLSLKNDRINLDWHLTKTGWAIHKLAVRKGNGWVTMANPSGENTLLYAADKPSAKPDTTFTDVTGTLFPGPLYHYQQSQWAETTNPVSLNKAGEAYHFAAQSGKQTSASQLQFRHETTIASVETTWSFDPKFPTDILVRQTLTAKKPGYFSLASPTLASVSEKDLAWATVPGYFQGNQIQPNFALAYAYGHGVPSLPVVYRERCASTLCPLVSSKQGVTVSVIPDPSLGRDPWASDKITQEDWFIGLSHKNRKSQLTPTLYYPVLGEPKSMLKAGDVISYTFRYSLTDGDWFQALNHAIYDLYDFKQSLALRQNKQSLTDRVQKMHHYLTDPKTSLWNVEEYKGRSIGAQSYLGGVVGSNKDAMKNSDYGAMWLLATATRDSLLTKNVLPYALNFKLTQQQTADGFFKGAAIGQYYLAKSKKFVEEWGAVVEPIALTYYIMLDVGNMLLFEPDNQELKERLRIGADRLLDWQKPDGSWAVAYDRQSEAEAFTDIKDLRPTFYGSLVAYRILKDPKYLASARKGADWFIENAVKTGSFLGVCGDARYAPDFATGQSAQALLDLFDLTNDTRYKEAAILAAKIYTTSIYTHPVASHKPKTVNGTAREDWEISQSGLSFEHGGIFGSANRHGPIQLASHAGLFIRLYQLTGEPIFADMARAGAIGRDAFVDAKTSVASYYWNAMNRGAGPYPHHAWWQIGWINDYLLAEANLRSKGQISFPRGFVTPKVGPHQTYGFAPGTVLGEQANLLIRDGLATPANPNIEAITAVSTDQKKLFIILLNDVAQPVNTTVKLQPALLRTGSGQLTNLTTRQAINITDTTISLPAYGITTLVYEWK, encoded by the coding sequence ATGATGCGCATACAACCAGGTTATGTATGGTTTTGCTTACTGGTATCCATCGGACTGGTTCAGGGCCAGTCGGGAAAGACGCTATCGTTGAAAAACGACCGCATTAATCTGGACTGGCATTTAACCAAAACCGGCTGGGCAATCCATAAGCTAGCCGTTCGCAAGGGCAATGGCTGGGTAACGATGGCGAATCCGTCCGGTGAAAACACCTTGCTCTATGCAGCCGACAAACCGAGCGCTAAGCCCGATACAACATTCACGGATGTGACAGGGACTCTGTTTCCGGGTCCGCTGTACCACTACCAGCAGTCGCAGTGGGCCGAGACGACGAATCCGGTTTCGCTGAACAAGGCGGGGGAAGCGTATCATTTTGCGGCTCAGTCAGGAAAGCAGACCAGTGCGAGCCAGCTTCAGTTCCGGCACGAAACAACCATTGCTTCCGTCGAAACCACCTGGTCATTCGATCCGAAGTTTCCTACGGACATTCTGGTCAGGCAAACGCTGACGGCGAAGAAACCGGGTTATTTTTCGCTCGCCAGTCCAACGCTGGCGAGCGTGTCCGAAAAAGACCTGGCCTGGGCAACCGTACCAGGCTATTTTCAGGGCAACCAGATTCAGCCCAACTTCGCGCTGGCGTACGCATACGGCCACGGGGTACCATCCCTGCCTGTTGTGTATCGGGAGCGTTGCGCGAGTACGCTGTGTCCACTGGTTAGCAGTAAACAGGGGGTAACGGTATCGGTTATTCCCGACCCTTCGCTCGGTCGTGATCCGTGGGCATCGGACAAGATTACGCAGGAAGATTGGTTTATCGGTCTGTCGCACAAAAACCGGAAGTCGCAACTGACACCAACGCTGTACTACCCGGTGCTGGGCGAACCAAAATCCATGCTCAAAGCTGGTGATGTGATCAGCTACACCTTCCGCTACAGCCTGACCGACGGCGACTGGTTTCAAGCCTTGAACCACGCCATCTACGACCTATACGACTTCAAGCAGTCGCTGGCGTTACGGCAGAACAAGCAGTCGCTGACGGATCGGGTACAGAAGATGCACCATTATCTGACGGACCCCAAAACGTCGCTCTGGAATGTTGAAGAGTACAAAGGTCGGTCGATTGGCGCACAGTCGTACCTGGGCGGGGTGGTGGGTTCGAACAAAGACGCCATGAAAAACTCCGATTACGGCGCGATGTGGCTACTGGCAACCGCAACCCGAGACTCGCTGCTGACCAAGAATGTATTGCCTTACGCGCTGAATTTCAAGCTCACGCAGCAGCAAACAGCCGACGGTTTTTTCAAGGGGGCGGCCATCGGTCAATATTACCTGGCGAAGTCTAAAAAATTCGTGGAAGAATGGGGAGCCGTGGTCGAACCGATTGCGCTGACCTATTACATCATGCTCGATGTGGGCAATATGCTGTTGTTCGAACCGGATAACCAGGAACTGAAAGAACGGTTGAGAATAGGAGCCGACCGGCTGCTCGACTGGCAGAAACCCGATGGTAGCTGGGCCGTTGCCTACGACCGGCAATCGGAAGCCGAAGCCTTCACCGATATCAAAGACCTCCGGCCTACATTTTACGGATCACTGGTGGCTTACCGCATTCTGAAAGATCCCAAATACCTGGCCTCAGCCCGTAAAGGGGCCGATTGGTTTATCGAAAACGCGGTAAAAACGGGGAGCTTTCTGGGTGTGTGTGGCGACGCTCGGTACGCGCCCGACTTTGCCACGGGTCAATCAGCGCAGGCCCTCCTCGATTTGTTTGACCTGACGAACGACACCCGGTACAAAGAAGCGGCTATTCTGGCTGCCAAGATCTACACGACGTCTATCTACACGCACCCAGTTGCCAGTCACAAACCCAAGACAGTTAACGGTACAGCGCGCGAAGATTGGGAAATTTCGCAATCGGGATTGAGTTTTGAACACGGGGGCATTTTCGGGTCGGCTAATCGACACGGACCGATTCAGTTAGCCAGCCACGCGGGTTTATTTATCCGACTATACCAGCTGACCGGCGAACCGATTTTTGCCGACATGGCCCGCGCCGGAGCGATCGGTCGCGACGCTTTCGTAGATGCCAAGACGAGCGTTGCGTCCTATTACTGGAATGCCATGAACCGGGGAGCGGGTCCGTATCCACACCACGCCTGGTGGCAAATCGGCTGGATCAACGATTATCTGCTGGCCGAAGCAAACCTCCGGTCGAAAGGCCAGATTTCGTTTCCGCGCGGATTTGTAACGCCTAAAGTCGGTCCGCACCAGACCTACGGCTTTGCACCGGGAACCGTGTTGGGCGAACAGGCCAATCTGCTGATCCGGGATGGTCTGGCAACCCCTGCCAACCCAAACATTGAAGCAATCACCGCCGTTTCAACCGATCAGAAAAAGCTGTTTATCATCCTGCTCAACGATGTGGCCCAACCCGTCAATACGACCGTGAAGCTTCAACCGGCGCTTCTTCGTACGGGGAGTGGTCAGCTAACCAACCTAACGACCAGGCAGGCTATAAACATTACCGATACAACGATTAGCTTGCCAGCCTATGGGATCACCACGCTCGTCTACGAATGGAAATGA